From Triticum aestivum cultivar Chinese Spring chromosome 7B, IWGSC CS RefSeq v2.1, whole genome shotgun sequence:
GGGGAGAGAGCAAAAGGGGAATGGTCGAGATCGCCGCGCGCTTCATGGTACTTCGAACTCGAGATCTCCTCCCCCATCTCCGCCTCTTTCCATCTGCCCCGCCTCCTCCGCGCGATTGGGTTTCCTTCCTTGGGCTTCCGCTTCTCTTCGCCCGATTTCCGTTGGTTTTGACTCTCTGCGCTGCGCCGGGCCTGTAGGATAAGGTCGAGGAgcaggcggtggccgcggcggcggctgcggcggatgACGACGAGGATGCCGCCGGGAGCGTGGACGGCGACGAGGTGGAGATGGAGCCCGTGGAGCCCATGCCGGAGCCCCCCGACGACGCCGGCCCCGTCTGCTGGCCCATGCCGGACTTCTGCCCTCTCACGGTGAGCGCCGGGCCTGCGTTCGTTGCGGTTGGATCGAACTTGTGAAATCGGAAACGAAATTGATGTCCtaccttcctctctctctctctctctctctgtcggtgaCGTTTGGTCGTATCAGATCGACGGGACGGTGAAGGAGTCCTTCCTGGAGACCCTTCGgaaggagaaggaggcggaggagctgcTCGGGGAGGCCGAGCCGGAGCCGACGCCCAGCCCGGACTCGCGGCCGTCGAGCAGCAAGCGCCAGCGCGCCGTCGCCGGGTCGCCGTCGTCCAGGAGCCCGTACAGCAATCTCCTCCAGGTGTTCCAGCAGTGCAAGCAAGACGTTGCCTGAGGCCGGGAGGAGCACAACCACAGTACAGGCCGTGATGTCTCGGCTGCAGTTTTTCCTTTCCTTGCGTACGTACAATAATATACCGATCTGTTCTTTACGACTTTGCTCTGGTGTAAGCTCCAGGAGATAGCAGTTTTTTGTTCTTGTGTACAAATGGGATACGAACCTCACAAATAC
This genomic window contains:
- the LOC123162824 gene encoding uncharacterized protein, with amino-acid sequence MVEIAARFMDKVEEQAVAAAAAAADDDEDAAGSVDGDEVEMEPVEPMPEPPDDAGPVCWPMPDFCPLTIDGTVKESFLETLRKEKEAEELLGEAEPEPTPSPDSRPSSSKRQRAVAGSPSSRSPYSNLLQVFQQCKQDVA